CCATCTTGTGTTAATGGAACTGCATCTCCATACCCAACCGTTAATACTGTAATCATTGTCATCCAAAAGGCTTGAAACAAACTAATCTCTTCTATCATCATAAATCCGATTGTTCCAAGAACTACAACAAAACACATACATATAACTGCAATCCATAATTGCCTGCGTGCATTCATCTCATTCTTCAACTCTTTTCTCTACTACAATCTTTGCCAGAGGAAATGAAATACGTATATACTAGAAGCGGAATCTACGAAAGAGGTTGATATAATGAAAACATTTCTTTCTGCCTTGCAATGGGCATTATTTATTTTGGCCGGTAGCCTCATTGTACCAATTAGTGTTGCTGCTAGTTATGGCCTTGAAGGTGCTGAAGCAATTGCATTTGTACAACGAACGTTATTTGTTCTTGGCTTTGCTGGCCTTCTGCAAGCTATATTTGGTCATAGGCTACCGATTCAAGAAGGGCCAGCTGGTCTTTGGTGGGGAATCTTCTCACTATACGCGAGTTTAGGTGTCGTATTATTTGGATCAAATAATGAAACACTCCGCGTCTTACAATACGCATTTCTGTTAAGCGGCATCATCTGTATTATCCTTAGTATTTTTGGACTTATTGATAAACTTGTCCGTTATTTTACACCAACAGTAATTGGAACATATTTATTCCTTCTCGTTGCCCAGCTCAGCGGTTCTTTTCTAAAAGGAATGTTCGGCCTTGATGGACAACATACTGAAGTACAAGCAAACGTCTTTATTCTTTCACTCATTGTTATTTTACTATCTTTTTTTATTCTGAAGCTACCTATTATTGGACAATACTCTGTTCTGTTCAGCATTGTCTTTGGATGGATCCTATTTGCATGCTTCGGATTATCTAATCAGGTTACACCGGTAACAGATCTCATCCGTCTACCGTCTCTATTCGTGTTTGGATTGCCTCGTATCGAATGGAACATGGCAATTACCGTTGTCTTTGTCACACTGTTGCTCTTAACGAACATGTTGGCAAGCATCCGTGTTGTGCAAAAGGTTGTTTCTACATATGAAGAAGGTGCAGTTCAAAATCGATTCAAACATGCCGGAATTATAACGGGCATAAATCAGCTTTTAGGTGGTCTTTTCTCAGCAATTGGACCAGTAGCTATTTCAGGTTCAGCTGGATTTATTGCAACAACAAATATTTATAAACGCCTTCCTTTCCTATTAGGATCAAGTTTTATTATTGTAATTAGTATATTTCCAAAGATTACATCATTCTTCGCCGCTATTCCTGTCGCCGTTGGATATGCTGCTATTTATCCTGTATTTGCAAGTATGATTGGTCTTGCCTTCCGTGAATATGACACCGTAGAAAATAAAGAGCGTTTATTCCGCGTCGCTGGTCTGTCTCTTTTCACAGGAATCGGGGTTATGTTTGTCCCGCCGCAGGCATTTTCGACCCTGCCACCATTTTTAGCATCATTTTTAAGCAATGGCCTTGTACTTGGTTCTGTCATGGCTATTTTGCTTGAAGTTTTATTTTCCCGTTCAAAGGAAAAACAACCATCGTAAATTGGAAAACTTCCATTATTGCACTCTACTTTCAGAGTTGTTAGGATAGAATTATCATGGGCAATATGCCCATGATAATATATACTAACAATACAGTAATCAGGCTCACTATATAAAATGAAACTTCCATCACCAATCAGGTTTTTGGTTTTTCACATATACATTACTGCTTTAAGAACAAAAGATGACCTGCACTCATTTTCTTCCTTTGTTTTAACTTGGCGTGGTGGCAGGAAAAGGATCTGACCGCTTCTATGCATGGGCGGATACTCTCTTCCATCTAAAAAGGAAGGGTTTCTATCTTTTTTTCAATTTATGTACCTTTAAAGAGGTTCGATGTCTTACTATTTAATCCTCATCGTTTTGCTAGAACGAATTTCTAACAATATCAACTTTCAACAAAGAAAGGAACTTTCTATATGTCTTATAAAATGATTGTTTTAGATTTAGATGATACTTTACTACGTGATGACCATACGATTTCAGAACGTACAAAACAGGCCTTAATGACTGCTCAAGAACAAGGTGTAAAAGTTGTGCTTGCTTCTGGCCGCCCAACATTTGGTATGCGTCATATTGCAAAGGAGCTTCGTCTAGAAGAATATGGAAGCTTCATCTTATCGTTTAATGGTGCAAAAATTATTAATTGTAAAACGGATGAAGAATTATTCAGCAGTACACTATCTCCTGAAATCGTTCACAATCTATATGAAATTAGTAAAGAAGAAGATGTTTGGATTCATACGTATATGGGCGATGATATTATAACGGAAGAAAATAATCCATATACAGAAATTGAAGGAACTCTTACAGGCATGTCAATTATTGAAGTAGACAGCTTTATCACTGCTGTACAAGAACCTGTTGTAAAAGTATTAATGAATAAAGAAGCTGAACGCCTTGTAGAAGTAGAGAAAAAACTTCAAAAACAACTAGAAGGCAAACTAAGTGTAATGCGTTCAAAACCATACTTCTTAGAGTTCACAGAAGCTGGTGTAACAAAAGGAACAAGCTTAAATCAATTGATTCAAAAACTTGGTATTAAGCGTGAGGAAGTAATCGCAATGGGCGATAGCTACAACGATCAAACAATGATCGAGTTCGCTGGCCTTGGTGTTGCGATGGGCAATGCTCCAGATGACATTAAAGAAATTGCAAACTACGTAACAGACACAAATATGAATGATGGCGTTGCTAAAGTTGTAGAGAAATTTGTGCTAAAAACCGAAGTTCTTGTTTAATATATAAATTTTTCAACATACAAGTTACTGCTTTGAAAACAAAAGGTGACCTGCACTCATTTTCCCCCTTTTTTTAACTTGGGGCATGGGGCTAAAAAAGGACCTAACCGCTTCTATGCATGGACGGATGCTCTCTCCCATCTAAAAGGAAAGGTTTTTTGTACTTATATAGATGCATTCACAAAACCCATTTGAAGTCAAATACTTCAAATGGGTTTTTATTTAAATGTACGTAGCTTTGTGAAGATATTTTGAACTTTACAACATTCTCGTAGTGTAAACTTTGTTTTTGTATATAATGAAACAAAACATACTATTTTATTTGGAATAAGAATACAAATTTACTATATACAAGCGCATGTTTAAGGAGGCACTTTTATGTTATCTACACCAATCGGAAGATTAAGAGCAATTGGATTAGTCGAAGGGATTTCCTTTCTACTACTATTATTTGTAGCGATGCCGTTAAAATACTTTGCGGGGTTTGCAACAGCAGTTAAAATTACAGGTATGGCTCATGGCGTTCTATTTATATTATTCATCTTTGCCGTGATTCAAGTAACAATCGTACATCGTAAGTCTATCTTATGGGCTTTAGGTGCGTTGATTGCTTCCGTTATCCCATTTGGTACATTTGTACTAGATGCAAAATTAAAAAATGAACCGCAGTGATTAAAAAAGGTAGCTAACAGAATGACTGTTAGCTACCTTTTTTATAGATTTGGAATTTGCCAATCAATTTTTTTCTCATCCATACTAGATAAGAGGTCATTTACTTTTGAAAACGGCTTGCTGCCAAAGAAACCTCGTCTTGCTGATAAAGGACTTGGATGTACAGATTCAATAATATGATGATTCGAGTTTGTAATCAGTTTTTTCTTTGCTTGTGCATGGCGCCCCCACAATATGAAAATTAAAGGTTTTTCACGTTCATTTAACAGTTCAATAACACGATCTGTGAAATGCTCCCATCCTTTTCCCTTATGAGAATTTGCTTCCCCTTGTCTCACAGTTAACACCGCATTAAGTAATAATACGCCTTGCTCTGCCCATTTCACTAAATAACCGTTATTCGGAATTTCACAACCAAGATCTGCATGCAATTCTTTATACATATTTTGCAGTGATGGTGGTGTTTTCACGCCAGGTTGCACAGAAAAACTTAACCCATGCGCTTGATCTGGTCCATGATATGGATCTTGTCCTAAAATAACAACCTTTGTATCCTTATAACTTGTATAATGTAGTGCATTAAAAATATCATTGGCTTTCGGATATATGACATGGGTACTATATTCTTCTTTTAAAAACTGTCTTAGTTTTTGATAATATGGTTTCTCGAATTCTGGTGCAAGTAACGGCTCCCAATCATTCTTTAAAATATGTTCCATCTCTTCACTTCCTATTCATTTAATTGACCATGTCTTGCTTCGTAAATACGACAAATGAAATGATAAGAGAAACTACAGCCCAAGCTGTTAAATTCATCAATGAAAAGCTCATCGATAGACCTTGCAATGCCGGTAACTTCCCTGATAAATAATCTGTGAGCGATAAATTTACGCTAAAAATATATTTTGCCCCTTCCCAAGACGTTGCGAAGGAACTTAAGATACCACCTGCAATTAACGCCGCTAGCATGACTCCCATACCAGCTGGTGTATTACGAATTAACACAGAAACCATAAAGGATATGGTTCCCACAACAATCGCAACAAACCAAGCTAATCCATATGCCATTAAAATATATTGCCACTGCGGAATGAGGTGGACAAAATTTGTATTCAATGTTTCTTTATCAATTCCAAAACCCGTCAGTACCGGTAAATTCCACCCGGCATATCCGAAAACAACGCCCGATAATACATAGGAGAAAATCCCCACCAAGAGCAATATAAGTGAGATAAATAACAACATCGTCACATATTTACTGAGAAGAATTTTAAAGCGTCGAATCGGCCGCGTTAGAAGCATCTTCATCGTTCCATCACTTCGTTCTCCCGATACAATGTCAATTGCAACAATCATTACAAGTAGCGGAATAAACAATGTAATTCCTTGTTCAATGAATGCTCGTACAAACGTTGGTGCTCCTGGTGCTGTTGGATTAATATCATGATCTAAATAATATTGTTGCTGCTCCACTCGTACTTTCAGCCAATCCCGCCATTCTTCTGGCAACCTAGAATTATTTAAACGATTTTGCGAATCAACAATTTGCTGCTGAAGTGCTACCTTCCAATCGCTCGTACCAAGGCGTTTTTGCGTTGTCTGCACTTCACGATACTGTGCATAAACAAACAAAGGAATTAAGATTGCCAATATGAGCATGACGACAACAATACGTTTCTTTCGATAGATTTTTTCTGATTCATTTAAAACAAGATTCGCAATTTCACGCATGTTTCTCACTCCCTGTGAGTTCAATAAATAAATCTTCTAGTGTAAATACAAGCTCCTTCACGCTATGTACATCTATTCCGTTTTCTACAAAGCGTTTATTCCAAGCACTAATTGTATTAATATCCATTCGGCACAATAAACGTTCATCATCTATGCTAATTTCCCTAACTTCTTTTGAAGTTTTTAAAAGTTCTAATGCTCGGGAAATCGGTGTAACAATCCATTCAACACGATCGCTCGCAGTTTTAATCAACTCTTCAATAGGTGCAACTGTAATCATTTTTCCCTTATGAATAATAGCGACACGATCACATATCATTTGTACTTCACTTAGTAAGTGACTCGAAATAAAGACACTCATGTTTTCTTCTTTCACAAGCTTATGTATAAACTCCCTCATCTCTCTTATACCAGCTGGATCTAGGCCATTTGTTGGTTCATCTAGTATAAGGAGTTTCGGGTTTCCAAGAAGAGCCTGCGCGATTCCAAGGCGTTGTTTCATACCCAGAGAATACGTTTTCACTTTATCGTGAATACGTTCATCTAAATGAACCATTTTTGCAATTTCTAAAATACGTTCATCTGATATACCGCCAAGCATACGTGCAAATTGCTTTAAATTTTCCCACCCTGTTAAATATGTATAGAGCTCTGGATTTTCCACGATGCTACCAATTTGCCGCATCGCTTCTCGAAAGTTCTCTTTAATATTATAACCACCAATAGAGATCGTACCTTCAGTCGCTTTAATAAGACCAACTAGCATCCGAATTGTTGTTGTTTTCCCTGCTCCATTTGGTCCTAAAAATCCAAACACTTCTCCTTGGTTCACATCAAATGAAATGTTTTCAACAAGCGTCTTTTTCCCAATGACCTTTTTCACATTTCGTACTGAAAGTACCGTCGTCATTTCGCCCCTCCTTCATTTAGCTTCAGCTTACTTACAACGCCTTGTAATAAGCGATCCGCCATATATGAGTAGCCAATTTCATTCGGATGAAAATGATCTGAGTATAATAATTCTTTCCCTCGGTTTTGAAACAGATCAAACGTTGGCGTTATATATACATTTTTATTATCTATTGCTAACTTCTCTAAAGATGCATTCCAATCTACAACAATGGATGAAGAACCTTTTAAATCTTCAACATCCTCAAAAGGATTGTATAAACCGAGCCAGAAAATCGGGCTATCTGGATTTAGCTTTCGAATTTCTGTTAAAATTTGTTTTGCCTGATTTTGAAATGTTTCTGTATTAGGGCGATATGTTTCTAGATCTATCTTTCCAAGTGATTCCCATCCTGGAAATAAGTCATTTCCTCCAATTGTTAAAATGATAAGATCCGCTTGCTTAATTGAGTACTGTGCACCACTACTTGCTATTTGTTTCAACAAATCCGGCATTTTCGCACCACTAACAGCTAAATTCGTTAACGCTACCTTTTGTTTGTAGTCCTTCTGCAAACTTTCTTTCACTCGTCCCACATAGCCAATTCCTTCTTTATCTCCAACGCCACGCGTTAAAGAATCGCCTAAACTGACAACTTGTAATGTTCCAGGGTGCTGTTTCCCCTTTACTTGTTTTTGTGCTGTCTTCATAGTTAAATTTGAAGCTTTCGGATTTAATACATCATTAATCCCCGAAATAAAACCATATGCAAATAAACAAAAAGATGCAATTGTAATGAGTAAAATTCCTTTTACTAATTTGGATCTCATGTCAAAACCCCTTTTAGCCTCATAGATTGTCCCTAATTATACCAAACGCCTTTTCGAAAAGCGATTTTCATACTTTATGCATTATGTAGTTTCACGAAGGGTCAACTGTGGTAAAAGTTCAATGTTCTTCACATCTATTTTTTCATCCTCTATCTTCTCATATAATATTTCAAATGCTTTCGCACCAACTACTTTACTAGAATGAGCAATTGTTGTAATTCCTAACACATCAGCCACCTCTTGGTCATCGCACCCAATAATTGCAAGATCTTCAGGAATACGAATTCCTTGTTTTTTTGCTTCCGTTACCATACCTGCTGCGATTGGATTACAAGAAACGAGAAATGCTGTTGGTTTCACAGACATGTTAATCCACGCTCTTATCACTTCACGACCATCCTCTACTGTAAAATGCTCTGTAAACTTCCATTCTTCTCGAGATTCTATAGAAATCTCCTGAAGCGCTTCCTCATAAGCTTGTTTTCGTTTTTGACTATTTACGCTATGACTTCTGCCAATACAATATCCAATGTGGGCGTGTCCGTTTTCTATTACGTATTTCATCCCCTGCGAAAACACCTTATAGTGATCAATATGTACGCTAGAAATACACTTAGATTCTATTTCTTCACATGTTACAATCGGACCAAACTTTGTATATTCTTCTATTGTTTTGCAGCCATTCATTCTCGAGCATATAATTACACCATCAAGCTTCTTCATTTTTAACATATGCAAAATTTCAAGTTCTTTTTCGGCACTATAGTTCGTCTGACAGAGCATCATATTATAATTTTTTTTGGCCGTTTCTTTAGAAATCCCCTCAATAATTGCACTGTAATATTGATCATTTACATGCGGCAAAATAACACCTATCACATTCGTCTTTCCTCTTACTAAATGAATCGCATTCACATTTTGGGTGTAATTTAGCTCTTCAATGATTGCTAAAATTTCCTGCCTCTTTTTATCACTTACATACGGATGATTATTTAATACACGTGAAACCGTTGACACTGATACACCGGCAATTTCCGCAATCTTTTTTATATTTGTCATCTTATTTCCTCCCCTTCCCATCATTTAAATAAACCTCATCAAAAAATTCTTTCTTGACCTGGTAAGCTTTCCACAATATATCCTTTTCTAGCAAATACATTCAGAAAGGATTTGAAACATATGATACGTCTAAAACTAGACTATATATTTTTTATTAGCGGACTACTCATCCTATCTCTTGGAATTAACATGATGACAACTATTACTTCATTTGGCCTTAGTCCTTATGATTCGTTTTTTATTGCGCTATATCAAAACTTTGGAGTAAGTATTGGCTTTTGGATTTTTATGATTAACTTCGCCTTTACACTTATTGTGCTATTTTTGAATAAGAAGCATATTACAATCGGAACAATTGTTACTATGGTTCTTATTTCTGTTTTTGTTGATTGGATTGGTTCTATTACTATCATTATGGATTCAATCCGCTCTCTTCCAAAATATATAACACTTGTGTGCGGAAATCTATTTGTTGGCGCTGGAATTGGAATTTATGTCTCCACACAATTATGTGCAGCACCACAAGAGGCCTTTGTCTTAACAATGTCTGAAAAGAAAAAGTGGACGTTTCGCAGAACAGAAATTTCATTAGCTTTGCTATTTTTGACACTCAGTTTCTTATTAGATGGGCCTATTTACTTCGGAACAATTATCCTTTCCTTTACAACAGGCTGGATCATTCAAGCATTTATTCAGATTGGTACAAAAATCCTCCACATGAAAAAAGCCTATTGAGCGAATAACGCTACAATAGGCTTTTTTCATCTATTTTACCGAAAGACAGCTCCCTGAATATAGTCAAAGACAACCTTCTCATCATTTTGTAACACGACTGGTTGAATTCCCTTCGTATCAATGGCGATATTTGGATCCTTCAAACCGTTACCTGTTAATACCGCTACAATTTGGCTTCCTTTTGTAATTTCCCCGCTTTGCAATTGTTTATAAACACCTGCAAGAGAAGCACATGAAGCCGGTTCTGCAAAGATTCCTTCATACTTGGCTAGCCATTCATACGCTTCAAGAATTTCACGATCTGTTACTTCGTCAATTTTACCTCGAGATTGTTCTGCAGTTAGGGCGGCTTGCTCCCAACTTGCGGGATTTCCAATTCGAATTGCTGTTGCGATTGTTTCTGGCTCTTCAATTTTATGTCCGTGCACAATCGCCGCTGCTCCTTCAGCCTCAAAGCCGCGCATCTCTGGTAAACCCGTACCAAGTCTTTCGTGATACTCTTTGAAACCTTTCCAATACGCTGTAATATTGCCTGCATTACCAACTGGAATTGCTAAAATATCCGGCGCCTTCCCAAGCGCATCACAAATCTCAAATGCAGCTGTTTTTTGCCCTTCAATTCGGTATGGATTAACAGAATTTACAAGTGTAATTGGTGATGATTCGCTAAGCTTACGTACAATTTGCAAAGCATGATCGAAATTCCCATCCATACTTATAATCTCAGCACCATACATGACAGCTTGCGCTAATTTACCGTATGCAATCTTCCCGTTTGGAATAATAACGATGCACGACAGTCCTGCCCTAGCTGCATAAGCTGCTGCAGATGCAGACGTATTACCTGTAGATGCACAGATAATCGCTCCGCTCCCTGCTTCTTTTGCTTTTGCTACCGCCATTACCATACCGCGATCCTTAAACGATCCGCTTGGATTTGCCCCCTCTATTTTCCCGTAAATTGTTACGCCCCACCGCTTTGAAAGGTTTTCTAGTAAAATAAGTGGTGTATTACCTTCATGCAATGTTAAGGGAGGTGTCTTTTCCGTAATAGGTAAAAACTCCTTATACTCAGCAAGCAAACCTTTCCACATTACCTAGCATCTCCTTCGATTCGATAGTTTGCTTTCACACAATCTATTTCTTCGTATGTCCCCATTGTATGTAAAATATATTCATAGTCTGCAAGTGATGCACGATGTGTTACGATAACAATCTCAGCCTTTCCTTTCTCCCCGAGTGGCATTTGAATAATTTTTTCAAAGCTAACACCGCGTTCAGAGAATAAAGATGTAATTTTTGCAAACACACCAATTTCATCTTTTACATGTAGGCGTAAAAACTTCTTCACAAAAATTTCATCTGGCTCTTTTAATACCTTTTCATACTGCGCAGAAACTGCGCTATTCCCAGTTACACCAAGGCGCACATTTTGCATTACCGCAACTAAATCAGAAACAACCGCTGTCGCTGTCGGTAAACTTCCTGCACCAGGTCCATAAAACATTGTTTCTCCTACCGCTTCACCATATACATATACGGCGTTATATTCATTTTGAACAGCTGCAAGAGGGTGTGTATTCGGAAGTAATGTTGGCTCAACTGTTACCTCTAACTTTTCACCATCACGCTTCGCCAGTCCAATTAATTTAATTGTATATCCTAAGCTTTTACTATATGCGATATCTTCCTCAGTAATGGAAGTAATCCCTTTCACCTTCACATCTCCAAGCTCTACATTTGTAGAAAAACCTAGAGTAGCTAAAATCGTCATTTTCCTTGCTGCATCTAAACCTTCAACGTCTGATGTTGGATCTGCTTCCGCAAATCCAAGCTGCTGCGCTTCTTTTAACACGTCGTCATATGCTCTCCCTTCGTCAGACATTTTTGTCAGAATAAAGTTTGT
This sequence is a window from Bacillus pseudomycoides DSM 12442. Protein-coding genes within it:
- a CDS encoding purine/pyrimidine permease; translated protein: MKTFLSALQWALFILAGSLIVPISVAASYGLEGAEAIAFVQRTLFVLGFAGLLQAIFGHRLPIQEGPAGLWWGIFSLYASLGVVLFGSNNETLRVLQYAFLLSGIICIILSIFGLIDKLVRYFTPTVIGTYLFLLVAQLSGSFLKGMFGLDGQHTEVQANVFILSLIVILLSFFILKLPIIGQYSVLFSIVFGWILFACFGLSNQVTPVTDLIRLPSLFVFGLPRIEWNMAITVVFVTLLLLTNMLASIRVVQKVVSTYEEGAVQNRFKHAGIITGINQLLGGLFSAIGPVAISGSAGFIATTNIYKRLPFLLGSSFIIVISIFPKITSFFAAIPVAVGYAAIYPVFASMIGLAFREYDTVENKERLFRVAGLSLFTGIGVMFVPPQAFSTLPPFLASFLSNGLVLGSVMAILLEVLFSRSKEKQPS
- a CDS encoding Cof-type HAD-IIB family hydrolase, whose translation is MSYKMIVLDLDDTLLRDDHTISERTKQALMTAQEQGVKVVLASGRPTFGMRHIAKELRLEEYGSFILSFNGAKIINCKTDEELFSSTLSPEIVHNLYEISKEEDVWIHTYMGDDIITEENNPYTEIEGTLTGMSIIEVDSFITAVQEPVVKVLMNKEAERLVEVEKKLQKQLEGKLSVMRSKPYFLEFTEAGVTKGTSLNQLIQKLGIKREEVIAMGDSYNDQTMIEFAGLGVAMGNAPDDIKEIANYVTDTNMNDGVAKVVEKFVLKTEVLV
- a CDS encoding DUF3817 domain-containing protein — translated: MLSTPIGRLRAIGLVEGISFLLLLFVAMPLKYFAGFATAVKITGMAHGVLFILFIFAVIQVTIVHRKSILWALGALIASVIPFGTFVLDAKLKNEPQ
- a CDS encoding uracil-DNA glycosylase; translation: MEHILKNDWEPLLAPEFEKPYYQKLRQFLKEEYSTHVIYPKANDIFNALHYTSYKDTKVVILGQDPYHGPDQAHGLSFSVQPGVKTPPSLQNMYKELHADLGCEIPNNGYLVKWAEQGVLLLNAVLTVRQGEANSHKGKGWEHFTDRVIELLNEREKPLIFILWGRHAQAKKKLITNSNHHIIESVHPSPLSARRGFFGSKPFSKVNDLLSSMDEKKIDWQIPNL
- a CDS encoding ABC transporter permease, giving the protein MREIANLVLNESEKIYRKKRIVVVMLILAILIPLFVYAQYREVQTTQKRLGTSDWKVALQQQIVDSQNRLNNSRLPEEWRDWLKVRVEQQQYYLDHDINPTAPGAPTFVRAFIEQGITLFIPLLVMIVAIDIVSGERSDGTMKMLLTRPIRRFKILLSKYVTMLLFISLILLLVGIFSYVLSGVVFGYAGWNLPVLTGFGIDKETLNTNFVHLIPQWQYILMAYGLAWFVAIVVGTISFMVSVLIRNTPAGMGVMLAALIAGGILSSFATSWEGAKYIFSVNLSLTDYLSGKLPALQGLSMSFSLMNLTAWAVVSLIISFVVFTKQDMVN
- a CDS encoding ABC transporter ATP-binding protein, with the protein product MTTVLSVRNVKKVIGKKTLVENISFDVNQGEVFGFLGPNGAGKTTTIRMLVGLIKATEGTISIGGYNIKENFREAMRQIGSIVENPELYTYLTGWENLKQFARMLGGISDERILEIAKMVHLDERIHDKVKTYSLGMKQRLGIAQALLGNPKLLILDEPTNGLDPAGIREMREFIHKLVKEENMSVFISSHLLSEVQMICDRVAIIHKGKMITVAPIEELIKTASDRVEWIVTPISRALELLKTSKEVREISIDDERLLCRMDINTISAWNKRFVENGIDVHSVKELVFTLEDLFIELTGSEKHA
- a CDS encoding SGNH/GDSL hydrolase family protein encodes the protein MRSKLVKGILLITIASFCLFAYGFISGINDVLNPKASNLTMKTAQKQVKGKQHPGTLQVVSLGDSLTRGVGDKEGIGYVGRVKESLQKDYKQKVALTNLAVSGAKMPDLLKQIASSGAQYSIKQADLIILTIGGNDLFPGWESLGKIDLETYRPNTETFQNQAKQILTEIRKLNPDSPIFWLGLYNPFEDVEDLKGSSSIVVDWNASLEKLAIDNKNVYITPTFDLFQNRGKELLYSDHFHPNEIGYSYMADRLLQGVVSKLKLNEGGAK
- a CDS encoding LacI family DNA-binding transcriptional regulator; translation: MTNIKKIAEIAGVSVSTVSRVLNNHPYVSDKKRQEILAIIEELNYTQNVNAIHLVRGKTNVIGVILPHVNDQYYSAIIEGISKETAKKNYNMMLCQTNYSAEKELEILHMLKMKKLDGVIICSRMNGCKTIEEYTKFGPIVTCEEIESKCISSVHIDHYKVFSQGMKYVIENGHAHIGYCIGRSHSVNSQKRKQAYEEALQEISIESREEWKFTEHFTVEDGREVIRAWINMSVKPTAFLVSCNPIAAGMVTEAKKQGIRIPEDLAIIGCDDQEVADVLGITTIAHSSKVVGAKAFEILYEKIEDEKIDVKNIELLPQLTLRETT
- a CDS encoding YczE/YyaS/YitT family protein produces the protein MIRLKLDYIFFISGLLILSLGINMMTTITSFGLSPYDSFFIALYQNFGVSIGFWIFMINFAFTLIVLFLNKKHITIGTIVTMVLISVFVDWIGSITIIMDSIRSLPKYITLVCGNLFVGAGIGIYVSTQLCAAPQEAFVLTMSEKKKWTFRRTEISLALLFLTLSFLLDGPIYFGTIILSFTTGWIIQAFIQIGTKILHMKKAY
- the thrC gene encoding threonine synthase, producing the protein MWKGLLAEYKEFLPITEKTPPLTLHEGNTPLILLENLSKRWGVTIYGKIEGANPSGSFKDRGMVMAVAKAKEAGSGAIICASTGNTSASAAAYAARAGLSCIVIIPNGKIAYGKLAQAVMYGAEIISMDGNFDHALQIVRKLSESSPITLVNSVNPYRIEGQKTAAFEICDALGKAPDILAIPVGNAGNITAYWKGFKEYHERLGTGLPEMRGFEAEGAAAIVHGHKIEEPETIATAIRIGNPASWEQAALTAEQSRGKIDEVTDREILEAYEWLAKYEGIFAEPASCASLAGVYKQLQSGEITKGSQIVAVLTGNGLKDPNIAIDTKGIQPVVLQNDEKVVFDYIQGAVFR
- a CDS encoding homoserine dehydrogenase; the protein is MNEIQVGLLGLGTVGSGVVRIITNHQDRLMHQVGCPVKVTKVLVQNIEKEREVQVPSTLLTKNANEIIDNPDIDVVIEVMGGIEEAKAYILQALKNGKHVVTANKDLMALHGAELLTVAKENQADLFYEASVAGGIPILRSIVEGLSSDLITKVMGIVNGTTNFILTKMSDEGRAYDDVLKEAQQLGFAEADPTSDVEGLDAARKMTILATLGFSTNVELGDVKVKGITSITEEDIAYSKSLGYTIKLIGLAKRDGEKLEVTVEPTLLPNTHPLAAVQNEYNAVYVYGEAVGETMFYGPGAGSLPTATAVVSDLVAVMQNVRLGVTGNSAVSAQYEKVLKEPDEIFVKKFLRLHVKDEIGVFAKITSLFSERGVSFEKIIQMPLGEKGKAEIVIVTHRASLADYEYILHTMGTYEEIDCVKANYRIEGDAR